One Patescibacteria group bacterium DNA window includes the following coding sequences:
- the thrS gene encoding threonine--tRNA ligase, whose amino-acid sequence MEKVHTLEELQALRHSLAHLLGASLLELYPGTKLAIGPAVEHGFYYDAFVPGGVSEDDLEKIEATMRHLLGTWSTFTHEEVTPEAARARFLGNPYKLELIDEITSRGEPITLYTSGTFTDLCRGGHVDDASTIHPDSFSLSKVAGAYWRGDEKNDQLTRIYGLAFMTPQELEAHQTMLAEAEKRDHRRLGQELELFFFHETAPGMPYWLPKGTTLYNELINFWREEHRQRGYQEIVSPILNKRELYETSGHYEHYWPDMFVAKTKDGEEYGIKAMNCPNAMVVFGSRGRSYRDLPLRLSDTDTLHRNELSGTLNGLLRVREFRQDDAHIFVTEEQIASEYRAVFSIVERFYTIFGLNYSFRLGTRPEKFMGDIETWNQAEAVLQEILKESGKPFVIQDGDGAFYGPKIDILMKDAIGREWQMGTIQLDFQQPRRFNLHYTDASGEKKTPVAIHRVVYGSLERFVGIIIEHFAGAFPVWLSPVQVAVLSVSETHLEACRSLVEILEAVGIRVALDASGDTVGNKIRRSVAEKMPYALVIGDKEAPVSGTWDSSTMLSVRVRGSRELLQITLADFQKRLADEIKERKDVAVDVAKPV is encoded by the coding sequence ATGGAAAAAGTACATACACTTGAAGAGTTACAAGCGCTCCGCCACTCGTTGGCACATCTTTTGGGTGCGTCACTTCTAGAACTTTATCCTGGTACAAAGCTGGCCATTGGCCCAGCTGTTGAGCATGGTTTTTACTACGATGCTTTTGTACCAGGCGGGGTGAGCGAAGATGATTTAGAGAAGATTGAAGCCACCATGCGACACTTGCTCGGCACGTGGTCGACGTTTACGCACGAGGAGGTAACACCTGAAGCGGCCCGTGCTCGTTTCCTGGGTAACCCATATAAGCTCGAGCTTATAGATGAAATTACCAGTCGGGGTGAACCGATTACGCTATATACCTCAGGAACATTTACTGATTTGTGTCGAGGTGGCCACGTTGACGATGCATCAACGATTCATCCAGATTCTTTTTCTTTAAGTAAGGTCGCTGGTGCGTACTGGCGAGGGGATGAAAAAAATGATCAATTGACGAGGATTTATGGCTTGGCGTTTATGACGCCGCAAGAGCTAGAAGCACACCAAACAATGTTGGCAGAGGCCGAGAAGCGGGACCACCGACGGCTTGGACAAGAGCTTGAGCTGTTTTTCTTTCACGAGACAGCACCAGGGATGCCTTACTGGTTGCCGAAAGGCACAACGCTTTATAATGAACTTATCAACTTTTGGCGAGAAGAGCATCGACAGCGCGGGTATCAAGAGATTGTTTCTCCAATCTTGAATAAGCGGGAACTGTACGAAACTTCAGGGCATTACGAGCATTACTGGCCCGATATGTTTGTGGCAAAGACAAAGGATGGTGAAGAGTACGGTATTAAGGCAATGAATTGCCCAAATGCCATGGTAGTTTTTGGCTCACGCGGCCGAAGCTATCGGGATTTGCCGCTTCGTTTATCTGACACTGATACACTGCATCGAAATGAGCTTTCCGGTACCTTAAATGGGTTACTGCGGGTACGAGAGTTCCGTCAAGATGACGCGCATATTTTTGTAACTGAAGAACAAATCGCATCTGAATATAGAGCCGTTTTTTCGATTGTAGAGCGATTCTATACCATCTTCGGTCTCAACTATTCCTTTCGACTTGGTACACGCCCAGAGAAATTCATGGGAGACATTGAGACGTGGAATCAAGCGGAGGCAGTGTTGCAAGAAATTTTGAAAGAAAGTGGTAAGCCGTTTGTTATACAGGACGGCGATGGTGCTTTCTATGGCCCAAAGATAGACATCCTTATGAAGGATGCAATTGGTCGAGAGTGGCAGATGGGAACGATTCAGCTCGATTTTCAACAACCACGTCGTTTCAATTTACACTACACTGATGCTTCGGGGGAAAAGAAAACGCCCGTAGCAATTCATCGCGTTGTGTACGGTTCGTTGGAGCGTTTCGTTGGTATCATCATCGAACATTTTGCTGGCGCCTTTCCAGTGTGGCTTTCCCCAGTACAGGTTGCCGTGCTGTCAGTTAGTGAAACGCATCTTGAAGCGTGTCGTTCATTAGTTGAGATACTCGAGGCGGTTGGTATTCGGGTAGCACTAGACGCAAGTGGGGATACGGTCGGCAACAAGATTCGACGGTCAGTTGCCGAAAAAATGCCCTACGCACTTGTCATTGGTGACAAGGAAGCACCCGTAAGCGGCACGTGGGATAGCAGCACGATGTTGTCAGTTCGCGTACGCGGCTCAAGAGAGTTACTACAAATCACCTTAGCCGACTTTCAGAAAAGACTAGCGGATGAGATTAAAGAGCGTAAAGATGTAGCCGTTGACGTTGCGAAGCCAGTTTGA
- a CDS encoding alpha-isopropylmalate synthase regulatory domain-containing protein, whose translation MRTVGFSELGKVDLVGTGGNAAVVIAETLIAGTFNRDEAVSLGMWMARMEPGYVPPFMVKKYRVIEAHEPPDAGAVTATIMLQYEGEDHHVAGDGDGPINALDNALRKVVGACVNDLVLGDYHVVVRRGQESGSAVRVQAFVDWEFGDWHFRTTGVATSVVEASWIAMVDAFEFIMVAGVKLPTR comes from the coding sequence ATGAGAACCGTCGGTTTTAGTGAGCTTGGGAAAGTGGATTTGGTCGGGACAGGCGGTAACGCGGCAGTCGTCATTGCCGAGACCCTTATTGCGGGCACGTTCAATCGTGATGAGGCGGTGTCGCTTGGAATGTGGATGGCGCGCATGGAGCCGGGGTACGTGCCGCCTTTTATGGTGAAGAAGTATCGGGTGATTGAGGCGCATGAGCCCCCCGATGCTGGTGCTGTCACGGCAACTATCATGTTGCAATACGAAGGTGAAGACCATCATGTCGCCGGTGACGGAGACGGTCCCATCAATGCGCTGGACAACGCACTGCGCAAGGTGGTCGGCGCTTGCGTAAATGACCTCGTACTTGGTGACTACCACGTGGTGGTTCGGCGGGGCCAGGAGAGTGGTTCAGCGGTTCGCGTACAGGCATTTGTTGACTGGGAGTTCGGTGATTGGCACTTCCGGACCACAGGGGTGGCGACCAGCGTGGTGGAGGCAAGCTGGATAGCCATGGTCGACGCTTTCGAATTCATCATGGTTGCTGGAGTGAAGTTGCCGACAAGGTAA
- the miaA gene encoding tRNA (adenosine(37)-N6)-dimethylallyltransferase MiaA encodes MHEKKVVVILGPTASGKSALAVTLAKSFGGELISADSRQVYKGMQILTGILQPPAGIVQHLVNFVEPTETYSVKTFKHDAEAIIAEIHEHKALPILVGGTALYIDAVLDNWQMPSVSPDPVLRLELQEIYAREGLGALVRRLSKKDPAALTVVDVVNPRRIMRALEVAYSLGNWSAVAREKSTPKYNVLRIGITIDRVELRRKIAARVSEMFAAGVVEETKSLLLRYPSASTVMTSIGCDALIAHIHGIMTREECEEKIVTKSYQYARRQMTWWKKDKRIQWTSSEESAIALVRKFLS; translated from the coding sequence ATGCATGAGAAAAAAGTTGTTGTAATTTTAGGGCCAACAGCGTCCGGAAAGTCGGCGTTGGCCGTTACCTTAGCCAAGTCTTTTGGTGGCGAACTTATTTCGGCTGATTCTCGACAGGTGTATAAAGGAATGCAGATTTTGACAGGCATCCTGCAGCCTCCCGCTGGCATAGTGCAGCATTTGGTTAATTTCGTTGAGCCTACTGAAACCTATAGTGTCAAAACATTCAAGCATGATGCGGAAGCGATTATAGCTGAAATCCATGAACATAAGGCGCTACCCATACTTGTTGGTGGTACGGCATTATACATTGATGCAGTGCTTGATAACTGGCAGATGCCGTCAGTGTCGCCTGATCCGGTACTGCGCCTTGAGCTTCAAGAAATCTACGCTCGTGAAGGTTTGGGAGCACTTGTTCGTCGACTTAGTAAAAAAGACCCAGCGGCGCTCACGGTGGTAGATGTTGTAAATCCGCGGAGAATTATGCGAGCGCTTGAGGTGGCTTACAGTTTAGGGAATTGGTCGGCTGTTGCTCGGGAAAAAAGTACGCCAAAGTACAATGTGCTCCGCATCGGAATCACGATCGACAGAGTGGAGCTGCGTAGAAAAATTGCAGCGCGAGTTTCAGAAATGTTTGCGGCGGGAGTAGTTGAAGAAACAAAAAGCTTGCTGCTGCGATATCCTTCGGCGTCGACTGTCATGACAAGCATAGGGTGTGACGCACTGATAGCGCATATTCATGGAATCATGACGCGCGAAGAGTGCGAAGAAAAAATAGTAACAAAAAGCTATCAGTATGCTAGGCGCCAGATGACGTGGTGGAAAAAAGATAAACGGATTCAGTGGACGAGTAGCGAAGAGTCAGCTATTGCACTCGTTCGAAAGTTTCTTTCGTAG